The segment ctctttcctggcttcttcaagcccacttgcctcttcaagacccatttgtttatttcttgaacctatgatccattattctTGCCGCTTGAGCCTAATGGGTTTTGCTGTCtgctttgtcaattctttgttgcccttgttattgggctttctttctttccacctagattctcacaaatggccctcaacaatgTGAAAGCAAAGcagggaaaaataataataataataatcaagaGAAAGGCATTAAAAATATACTATATAACCAATACTTAATATTAATCTCTAAATAGTATCCAAAAACCCATTCTTAGGGTCAATTtgagatccgcttattttgctgaaattgaaaactttttgttaaaatactgtagaaaaggtaaaagttagctgaaatagtacagcggGACCCACGAATAGTAGCAACAAATGCAGTAAaatccataaatagtagcaaaaataagctgaatagtaaaataagttgaaaaaattaatccaaacagatagggtctgtttgagatccacttattttgtagaaactaaaaactttttgctaaaagtactgtagaaaaggtaaaaattagttgaaatagtacaatgagacctataaatagtaccaaaaaatgcagtggagctcataaatagtagtaaaaataaactgaatagtaaaataactTGGCAAAAAATAAACTATCCAAATGCAACCTAATTAGTAACACTTGAAAGATGAACTAAAGACCATGGAAAAACACTCCACAAATaccacaaaagaaaagaagcatgagaaaccTTAAATTCTCATGATGTAAGTAGATAAGAAatctaacaataacaataaagcTGATTATCATAATTATAAATCTAAGCAGCAGAAGCACAAGTATGGGGAAACTCTTGGTCAAATTCTTGCATGGGAGGGGTACGAAGATACCATATCTGAAGTACAACACCATTTTCATCAAACACCTCGTCAGGAGGATTCTCAATCATCCCAGACTGTTCCCTTAAGAACATGTCCAAGTAAAAGTCACGAACCCCATGAACATCCTCAAAACTATTTTCACCCTCTACTTGTGAGGAAACGCAATGCAACATTGATTGAAGTTTTGATTTAATAAAGAGTTTCCCTTCCTTCATAGGCTTTGAAAGCTTTTTCCCAACACTTTTGAAACCAGCCTGTAGCTTTTTCCTTAGGCTTAAGCCAGACATGGCTGTGTTgtgtattctttttttctttgtccgAAAGGAAGTGCACAATTCgtattagggttttccttttaaatagtCCACCCCTACCCTACAATATAGGGTTTAACTTTTAAGGCTTTGAGTAATTATTGAGTATTCTTGGAATACCATAAACGCGAACTCTCCTCTCTCATATAattgtgggtcccactaattaaatttatggtgggaccCACTCATTTCTCTTTATGATATTTCCGGAGTATTCAATGATTTTCCTAAAtctttaaattgtaatttatccCAGATATCATAATATTCTCTAATTAATATTATAGTTAATGTAATCTCCTATACAAATTATGGTATTCTTTGAGATtaattttcttaactttttgacaattttttttcctttttgaaaaattattctTAGGTTATATGTAGTTATGTACACGTAGTTTTATCACAAAAGTTGACCTAAGATAAAAGGCACACTTAATTGTGATGTCACACTGATAAATAAGAaggatgctacgtctacaatatttttacaacaaatcataggtggttagttgttattggttcaaatttcaaactaacactaagattacttttttgccctaataataacaactagtaacaacttgccacttaaaatttgttgtaaaaatgttgtagatatatcatttctcaataAATAATCCAAACCTATCCCTCTCTATATTCTCCTATACCTAGGCTGGGATTTGTGCGCTCTTCCTTCAATTATaccttgttttttaatttaaaaaaaaaaacccaattgcaTTAAACTACATTATTAGAGATaggaaatttaataaatatattagatAAAGGGCTATTTATctctaatattaaaattaaatttcctACACGTGTTTGACGTATACGATCCATAATAAATatcacaaaaatacaaatttatcaattttttacgTCAATATCATTTATATGTAGATGATTTGAagaattctttttatatttttactttgaattttttttttttgacatctactttgaatttttttagatgTAAAAGAATATTATATAAGTGAATCATGTGCTCACATTAAATTCAAATGTCTTATGTTGCTTAATGATTTATAAGCCACATAAATATTATATGAAACACTTTCTATAATGATTTGTTGACAATATATTGGACTAAGATTGTGattaaatcaattataaatcaTAAGCATGTgattaaaacaattaaaaattaaatgatattataaaataataatataagaatCAAGATAGGAGAGATATAATTGCATTTTACGCAAAAAGGAAAcattattttatactatttctataattaattatatattatatcatcaccatcatcattatcattaatttaacatatattttaGGGGCCAAAGTTTGACACTAAACATGTTCCAGGGCCTTGGACTCTCATCACTGATAGAAAGATGACATTAGTCTTTATCATGTGCAATACACATAACTCACTTAAGTCAACCAACCAAATGaatcacatttaaaaaaaaaaaaaaactaaataagtcACATGCATTGCACATGATGAACACATGTCATCTTTCTACTGGTAGTCCAAGGCTTCAAACATATTACCTTTTCCTATTTTGAGAGGATAATGACTTAATTTTTTGGATATTCTCTATAAATATTggctaacaaaaatataaacatttaaaaaattttaggggCAAGTGTTATTTTTCGGTTTGTTTACTTGGTGGCTGGTTCTTTATTTTCAATAGTTCCTcacaattttaacaaatttaaattggAGTCATGATACCTGAATTTATACCATTTTGTTCATCAGGATGGAAAATACATTTTCCCAGATAATGCTCTTATGTCAGTGTTATCGAGTGTAAGAAGCTTGATCTCAAATATGCTTTAAAAAACTCAGTAAAGTAATCACCATTTCTCGGATTTGCCAGCACCAATGGTTCCAAGTGTCATCTTCCTCGTTACATAGTTTAACCCCAATTGATATAAATCAACAAGTTAAAAAGGTTCGTTCATTTTTAATTACTTATTGTTGATATAAGTTGTCAAAAATGCACTGATATTggtcttatatatattttgtatatattatttttgcttAGGAAtgtggtttcaactttcaactgcATGTATCAAAGTGAGGTTGCTGCTTCAGCTGTTAGGCATCATCTTCCGGATTACCAAGGAAAGGATCTTATATTTTCATTCACTGTTGAGAGCAAATGGGTTCCTGAACTAGAGGCTCCTGTAAGCTTTCATGTGGAAATAGAGCACAGAATGCAACTTGATATATATGCTTAACATGTTTTCTTGCTAAGTTCTATGTGATACACAAAATTTTCCTATATTCCATTTCTGATTGAGAGTCAATGATATGTTTCAGTTATTGGGATTACATAGATGGATCCACATTACTGGTTTCAAATGTATAAGAAATCAAATGGAGCCAAAAGATCTTAACATTCAACATTAAATCTTCAGTGCTTGCTTATTGTTGGTCACACCTATCTACCTTAATTCTTGGCAGTGCCTAATATTGAACAGAACATTGGCAAGTTTGAAATACAGGTAACTTCCTCTGTTATCTCACCATATTggtattttattgaaattcatAAACACTGAGCTTCGGTTAGGTTAGGTGTTACATCTTTTATTGATATACAACCAACATACCGTGATATGAACAAAGTTTATTGAAGGAACAATTTTAGGCTTAGTATTTAGAAGGACCATCTCTGGCTATATTTCAAAATTCTTTTCTGATTTTATCacagttttgagttttcttttctcctaaactGAAAAAAGCTAATGTATCtgttattttctgctgtggtcTTGACAGATTTACAGAACTTGTGAGGGGAAGCATTTGGTTTATCTCCTAGGAGTCCACGGCCCACAGTTGCTGTACATGGAAATTTGTCTAGCTTTCCTAGAAAAATTCCAGGATGTTTAGAGCAAGAAGGCTAGCCTGATAAGAATACATCGCCACTGAATCTCTAGTGATGCTTGTGAATTAGTAACCTACAAAGATTCAGTCTTTCAGTTTGGCACTGTATTCTTTGTTTTAGAAATTTCCTAATTGTTTAGAACCTTGTTGGGAACTTTTCTCCTCTTAAAAGTTATAGCTCTGTAAGAAAAAACtgcaatttggatttttttttttttaaagctctACAACTAGAAAttccaccattcatgtgagaagagagagtatgcatttatgatacttCGGAAGTATCTAATAATTTACCCTCTTTATGTACTAGTAATATTTTTACTGAAGACAGGCTGTCACTATTGTTAAGAAATAATGTCACTGAaataattttgtcatattttaaaTGTACTCTTGGGGTTCTTTTTAGGCTGTCACTAttatttcttgtttcttttttaatattgtagGAAGGCCATTGAAAATTACATAAGAGTTTCTTTTTCCCAATTTAATGAGATGCTTTCATACATTATTCCTGAagtgatttattttatataattctttttaatgGGTTATAGATACATTCAACAAACATGCTGTAAGGACTTTACAAATTTTGATTACATTTAAACTAATGCATTTATAGTTTCAACCATTTTATATTCCCTACGAagattataattaaataacagaCTTATAATTGATGGGATTTACAATAGATAATTACTTTGTAATTTTGATATAAGTATAATTTGTTCttctaaatttgttgaaaataatttgctctgctaaaaaattaagagaaatattatgttgacaataatttcacaataaatcatatgtAGCAGgttattattggttgttattagttggcaaaaaagtaattttaatgatagatttaaattagaaccgATAACAACTTACCAACTATGACTTGTTGTGTAAACGTTGTAGATATAGCACTTCTCAAAAATTAagcaatttctaaaattatttttttatctcaaaATCTTTACAAATACAAATCTATCATTCTATCAATTTTGGGtgtatttgattgatatttatCCATTTTTTAGGTGGTTCATATTCCTCTAAATTATGTTATAATGAGTTATGTTTTCCtaatttgggttttaattttagattttagattatgctatttttttcaaaaactttattttttttaactaagtaGTATTagctcaaacaaaaattaaatcaaaacaagaagaaggagagagaggGCTTGTAATAGAAaactcaattcaattcaattggtCTTCTTCATATTTTATCCAAATTCAATTTCTTCATATAGCTAAGCATACATCTTCGTGGAATTTCTCACATCCAATTGGTCTTAGTGGATTTTGAGGCTTTGTCCAAACTTGGATAATCTTTCACCCttatctcttattttttttaattttttaatttttatttttattttttgttgttgttgtttattgcTGCCTTATATAGTTTTATACATGTCCcttgatttaattttctttccattgaCATCAAATTCTACAATTTTGGCAAAAGTCTTAGAACAAAGGCATCCCATaataatatctaaatttgttacaatgccaagaaaaaaaaaaggtaacttATCTTGTACTAAGTTATACATCTACATTCATGTCACAACTATAAAACTGATTTATGTTATGCATATGCAAAGAGAATTATTCATCCATGATGGTGAATGTATCACACAAATGCACATAAGAGGTATCCCATCAGTGGAAAAAAACTCATCCATGATTAATGACCACATAAACTATAGTAGTAAGACCTTAATGTGATTGTTTTAATGTATTCTTCACCATGgctttgagatttttttggttggtttatgGGAAACAATGTTGTTAGCACTTGAAATCACCGATGGCACATcactaacaaaaataatttagaaaacttaAAGAATATGTGGGAGaacagaaagaagaagaaaaaaatatttactttgGGGAGACTTTCCAAATTTGCAGGAGTGAGGTAGAGcaattgcaaatatatataaacaaaaaatcagtaggcttatttttagaattctaaTAGTGGCAATTGAATAGTTTTCATAACTGCTTGATTGGGGAGAGAGTCATAGGGTTGAAagaagtttaaattattattagattGGGTTTGATGGAATGATAAATGGAAAGTTGAAAAGTTAGAAAACTTTAATTAAGAGAtggagtttttttattattattattttttatgtgattgggAAAATGTTAATttgcaaaaggaaagaaaagaaaaagaaaaaaagaaagttagggtccgtttggatacagctaaaaactgaaaactgaaaaacactgtagcaaaataatttttaaatgtgtgaatagtaccatgagacccatttttaatgaaaaagttactgaaaagtgaaatttgtgggttcgtgaacagtacacgatgtacTCTGATTGGctaaaaaaagtttgaaaagtcaaaatttgtaATTACTGTTCATTAAACAGTAACCGCACGTCTGAAAAacgcgtaaaaaaaaaaaaaggggaaaaacgCAAACGTGCTGATTTTCAGCGCAATCCAAACGCAGCTTTAGTGGGATTAATGAGCTGGCCGCTAATATGACTCAACAGCAgcatagtaacaataaatgttacacttcaacttttagatatatatatatatatctatatatagatttatatgCATTTAAccattctttttcattcaaGCACAATGTAAAAGATGGCAAAAAGAGTGTTCTACATAACTAATGACActttttttcatccaatctaAATAAGTCTCTACGAGGCTTTTTGGACACACAAAGAACAAATACTAATAGCTCACTGATCCACAGCAACCGGAAATTAACCATAACCAACAGTCCAATACTCTCTGAAAAGTGGAAACACCCCCAAACCCCATTTTACACTTACTAGCATGAATTTTCTGGTGTCCCTGATACAACAATATAGAATCTCTAATGCCAAGAACTAGATAATCTTATGAATATTTCATATACATATGCAAAAGCTATTAAACTATACACTTAAGATATACAATTTAATCTCTTCGATAAGGTTGGGATGTGGCTTTCACTACACTGCAGAAGGTATCTTTCAAGGAATTTGGATTGCAATGCAAATTTCCATAAGATTTGGAACCATTATTGTGTTTAAAGTCCAACAGAAATGACAAATCTTTCAACTGATACATGAAATACCATGACAGATGCATAACCAGATCACAAAAAGTAACAAACAAACAGCCGCGTCAATGGCAAGAATAATTCGTACTTGGCGCCACCATTTCTTTCGGACAATTTGAGAGCTTGATCTGAACCTCATTGAACCCAAATCCTTCTGTAATGAGGCCGAGGAACCAACTCCAACTTGATTATTAGAATCTGGAGTTTCCAAATCAGCTTTGACTCCTCTATCTGTAGATCTTCGATGCCCCTCCGACTCGATGTCTCTCATTGCAATCACATGATCCTTTGCCTTCTTCTCTTGCTTGCTAGATTTTCCCAACAAGGGGGCTTTTGTAGAACTAGTGGCTTCAATTTGGCCATTTGCATCACTTGGGGATGGAGACAAACCTGTTTCAGCTATCCAGTCATTGCCATTTTGAGAAACATTGTCCAACGAGTTGATCAAGCGGCGGATGATAGGCACTAATTGTTCTTGTAGACCAATTGAGTTCATACTTGAAAAACTTCCTCTTGAACCTTTTCTAGCTATCTTCTTGAATTCTTCTCTCACATGCTCTAGAAATTGAAGAATGCTGGAGTTACCCACACCCTCATCGACAATTGCAAAATAAACATAGCCATCTTccataaaaaatccaaaagtcCTTTTGCGTGCTGTCTCGAAATACCAACGGTGGAATGGGGGAGCCCTTTCCAAGCACAAAGCagccaaattttcaatttcacgGTCTCCACTGCTATGAGTGTACAAAATCCTGCTACCccttgaaacacaacaatagtGAACCGTATTCTGAATCGTATCCATGACCATGGTGATAAAACTCCAACTTAGGAAAGCTGCCAATTCTAGTTAAACACCAACACTTATAATGATCAAAGACACTCTCAATTATCCTTCTTTTCTTTCGATCACTCTCAATtatccttctttt is part of the Quercus robur chromosome 9, dhQueRobu3.1, whole genome shotgun sequence genome and harbors:
- the LOC126698961 gene encoding phytolongin Phyl1.1-like gives rise to the protein MVMDTIQNTVHYCCVSRGSRILYTHSSGDREIENLAALCLERAPPFHRWYFETARKRTFGFFMEDGYVYFAIVDEGVGNSSILQFLEHVREEFKKIARKGSRGSFSSMNSIGLQEQLVPIIRRLINSLDNVSQNGNDWIAETGLSPSPSDANGQIEATSSTKAPLLGKSSKQEKKAKDHVIAMRDIESEGHRRSTDRGVKADLETPDSNNQVGVGSSASLQKDLGSMRFRSSSQIVRKKWWRQVRIILAIDAAVCLLLFVIWLCICHGISCIS